One Pristiophorus japonicus isolate sPriJap1 chromosome 19, sPriJap1.hap1, whole genome shotgun sequence genomic window carries:
- the LOC139230112 gene encoding tumor necrosis factor-like — protein MSVKKMPLDLENGGEAVGRRTDSKRSCFWQSLCAVAVLGLLAVSSYLLLCQLGVPPSNQEVSLNSEISQSQDLMNHSTVTTVSVNTSLPRLMKQLGNDPRGKIAAHLTASKTLKGEKVIWQDLVDSTFVERVEFRDNRFIIKTPGQYFVYTQVVFYSGDCQGNSIFLSHELVKFSPSYPEEALLLKAIKSACQYGPRTETWYKTSYQGAVFEFEAGDQIFSRVSEKSVGYVDASQGKSFFGIFAL, from the exons ATGAGTGTTAAGAAGATGCCGCTGGACCTTGAGAATGGAGGAGAGGCTGTCGGCAGGCGGACAGACTCCAAGAGGAGCTGTTTCTGGCAGTCTCTGTGTGCGGTGGCTGTTCTGGGCTTGCTGGCTGTATCTTCCTACCTGTTACTCTGTCAGCTGGGAGTTCCACCTTCAAACCAG GAAGTATCATTGAACTCAGAGATTAGCCAATCACAGGACTTAATGAATCATTCAACTGTAACAACAGTTTCTGTTAACACAA GTCTGCCTCGTCTCATGAAGCAGTTGGGAAACGACCCGAGGGGGAAAATAGCAGCTCACCTGACAG CATCTAAGACCTTAAAAGGAGAGAAGGTGATTTGGCAGGATCTGGTAGACTCCACCTTCGTCGAGAGGGTGGAGTTCAGGGACAACAGATTCATTATCAAGACCCCCGGTCAGTACTTTGTCTACACCCAGGTGGTCTTCTACAGCGGGGACTGCCAGGGCAACAGCATCTTCCTGAGCCACGAACTCGTCAAGTTCTCACCGAGCTATCCGGAGGAAGCTTTGCTCCTGAAAGCCATCAAGTCCGCCTGCCAATATGGTCCACGCACAGAAACCTGGTACAAGACCTCCTACCAGGGAGCTGTCTTTGAGTTTGAAGCAGGAGATCAGATCTTCTCCAGGGTGAGTGAGAAGTCTGTGGGATATGTGGACGCCTCCCAAGGAAAGAGCTTCTTTGGAATATTCGCTTTGTGA